The window TAAAGAAGACAAGTAAAAGAAGTGGATAGACGAGGAAGAAGGCATACAAGATAAGCAAGGAGGAAAAGGGTATGCAAAGAATGAGGACTTAAAGTAAGGAAATGGaacaggagaaagggagtgaaaggaggggggagggggggttgcaaGATAGTGAGGCCGTAAAGAGGAGGAAACATACAAGACGAACAAGAAAGTGGGATACAAAtttgggaaatggaagaggggaaacaagagaaaaaaaaaggatggcgGCGACTGAAAGCATAGGATGGAATGtaaaggaggagataaaaaagaggcATAGACGAGCAAGGAAAGAGCAGAATGGAAGGAGGAgcggaaatagaaagaggaagaataaaagaaaattgacaaTGGGGAAAGAGGcgacagggaaagaaaggagaaacggagtccaaatggggagagaaagagaaaggagaaagaagggggcaaggagggaaacaagaaaaagaaaataataaagctaGACACATGCAAAATtgaaatacgaaaaataaatcCAGTGAATAGCTGTCAGGGAAGTATCAAAAGTGATATCCTTGCATGCAGGGAATTACATCATGCTTTCTCACTCATTTGCttaatttcgtttatttattcgtctGTTAACTAATTTTACAAATGAAATCAATGTAGCAGTGATAACAAGACAACCGTGATATGAGTTATTATTACAGAAATTCCTTCTggtattttggtttgtttgttggtttataATTCTTGTGTCTGATCCTACAAGGGACATGGAGACGTTTTATATTCTGAGAAAATCATCATAAACCAGTCGCTGTCAGCTTTTGACAAAGGAAAACCCATTTTGCCTTCACGCGTAACCACACTTTAAGTAATTTCTATCTACgtagaataatacaaataaacgtACTTTGCCAAATCTAAAAAAGTATATGCAATTATGTGTTATTACATTTCCACTGGTAAGCAACCATAAGTGATTCAGATAACCATTCATTGTTTcttgtaaatatcatatatataaatgtacatacaattATCCTGTTTCGGAACTGTCATATGAGGTCGCTTCTTATATATTGCTGCCGAAAGTCTTACAAAACACCAGTCCTTAAGCATATGAAAGGGTTACGAACAATTACATATTCGTCATTACTAAGATATTTCCACAATGCATTTTAACAAATGCaactacaaaaatacacacacatactagtatacatatatataatgatagatagagatataaatatatgaatatatatatatgtatatatacatacatccattcaaagagagagagagacggtgaaataaacacacacgcatatatacacacatgtgtgtgtgtgcgtttgcgcgtgtgcgcacatttacataaatcaattcagacagacagacagacagacaaatatacacaaacacacacacacgataaggGAGGtccatgaattatatatttatctccagTATTCTAGGATAAATCCTAAATCTTGAGAATTGATTTTATGTCTGTGGGTGATTTCAGGTCCTCGTAAAATCTGCTTTCATCCTCTCCGTCTGCTCCTTCGTAAAGATCTAAGTCACCTCCATAAAGAATGTCATACTGTTGAtgggttaaaaaataataataatcagttacAACACCATTGATATCGTTTGGCATTTCAAATGGTCAATGCACGTGTTACGGTCGTGTTCATAGACGAGTTAGATGATGGCAAGACGACCTTGCACGACCTTGCTCGTCGTTTCACTGCACGTATTTTTAAAcactgagaaggggggggggagttttaaatttttttttttttttttttttatccccgtgATTTACTTTCTTTGGTTTCAGGAAGCCATTAACGTTAACGCTAATGATAAATGTGAATggcaagagtaaaagaaaaatataagaatataaaattaTTAATCCTTTGTCATCTGATATTTAGAAGACAAGTCGGGAAAATACGGCCATGTCAATgttgtaaaatataatacatcACATTAGTTCTGAAACTAATTTTCAAATCATTTATTGAGAACAGCCAAGTTATTAAGAAAAACTATTAACCTCCAGAAAGTTTAGTCACATGGGCACTCCTTGTGATATTTTCCCACCAATTAGGTACCTTCTAGTAACCAACGAGTCATAAAACTAATCGTTTGACTTAAATTTTTTCattctgtctatgtatatttcaGTTGCATTAGTTGGAGGTTCTTGGCGAaaggtgtttgcttgtttgtgaatCCGGATCTTAGTCTAGCACGATATAATAACCAATGTTTAGTGCCAATTTCTTAgccacgtcaacatctaaggCCATTACCGGCGTATTAAAAATATTGCGATATTTCCTCTGTGGTTTTACCATTCACTCTTATTCccccgttttttctctctctcattggctctctctctctctctctctctctctgtctctattattGCCTTCTCTATATAGTTTCTATTATCctatcgtttttatcatctttCCGTCGACTTCCATTCCGTTTTCCTCTGTTGATTTCTTCCCCTATCTTTTGCTCTCACCCTCCCAACTCCTTGGAAGGAGAATCACAtagcaaataaaaaaggaagatataaacCATTGTGAATTAAAAgaaccatttcttctttttaagccTTCTCCAATACAGTTTTCTTTAACTTCTGATTTGGACATTATCGATGGACAACTGAAAATTTGATTGATTTACTTATTGcaaattttctgccgcgtcaacatctaaagCCATTAGTGGCGTATCTAAAACATAGCGAGAAGGTGGGGCTCGAGAGCGAAACTCccttgtaaaaaaaaagtttttgggttcacaaggcgatgtttgtggCTTTCCAGAAGGGTTaaaatggtcaaaacaaacaggTGCCAGAGGTCTTAttgcattatggtaaagtattatgGTGAAAAGGACAAAAcggagttaacgattaggataagtagacagaaggagagatgaagaaaaggaaaaggaaaggagaaaagaccatgcaatatTTGTtgaggcctcagtctccgtctaaGCCCCACAACAACAATGAACAAGGGAATAATGGGGAGGGGGCGCCTGTTTAAGATGACGTCACAGGCATGAAAACCCCGGGGGAAAATGCTCGTTGGCCGAGTAGTATACACACTTGTGACGTCACTTGTACTCATGTGGTCAAGCCTTGAGCTTTCCAGTTCATTTATACTGGATCACTACAGCATTATGTAATTTCATCCATTTACTATATAGCGAAAACTCCTATTAGTATGCTTATCAATTTCTTAACTTGAAGAATCTCAGTTCGATATTTCTTTAAACATTTAAAATTGAAGCAATAGCCTATTTTTATGGGAAATTTGCACTATTCTTTACCGAATACTGGGCTTTTAGAATACGACATGCAACGTGTTGATGACATATACAGTACGTGGCACTCTAGTCCTGTGAATATCGGAAAATAAAAccatgaaggaaaaaatatatatattccttagaaCTTTATTCAATAAATATATCTTCCTCCTACGAAAACGGTGTTGTAGACTGTACGGTAATCGGTCACCGTATTTTTGGATGTCCTGACAACAGTTCTCACCAATTCCGCAGAGAAGGCAAGtctggaaagaaaacaaaataagaaaaatataggaCAAAAAGCCTAAAACATTGCCTCAtctcaaaaaaaaagttaatcagtCTCAGGTCTGGTAGCCATGTTTGACAAAAATCGAGCTCATGTATTTACGTCTGTCTGGCTGTCCTGGTGTAGGTCGACTGCATGACGTGGTAGCAGGTGTGCGTGATGGTGTAGTATTCAACCAAGACGTCGGTCACGATTCCGTAGTCCGACACTGTATCAACGACGGTTAGGGTCAAGGGTTTTTCCACCAGCCTAGTCTGGATGGCCACGTCGTCATCGACGGGAGTTTGCACAGCCTGATAAAGtagtaaaaaggaagaaatgggaaaaaaataaaatctggtATTTAGGAAAAAGTCGATGGTTAAGAGATCGCACAACTGCATGTTCAACACTCGTCCCCACGGCAGAGTAATATACTTACGACTCGTCTGGGCAGTGTGGATGTCCAGAGAGCGTAGTCGGTGATGGTAACGGGAACGACGTTGTAGGCCTGATCCGTGTGAACGACGGAACGATCGATAGTGATGGTTTCAGTGACCGTGATCGTGGCCTCCCTCGGATCGGAGGCAGCGTTCAGGTTTCCTAATGGTACGACAGCCGGGGAAGGAGGGTAGCCAAATACCTGAGAAGGTTGATTGTTAGCCTTTATTTATAGATGAAGCTATTATAGTTATCTTACTTCAAGGGGACGAAACAGTAATTGTATCAATACCTTTGGGGTCCATGTACCGAGGGAGAACACCAGGAAAAATAAAGCTCCTGCTTGCATCTAGAAATTAGAAGATATTGAGAAAACCAGGATGGAGACAAATAAGACGGTAAAACATAAAATTTCCATTCTAACGACATATCACAGAACTCAGCGAAACAAAATCTCCCTTATCATAGGTCCACTTCGACCAATGCTGCATAGAGTTCCAAAACTACTACGTAAGTGCTTACCTTGGACTAATTCAGTCAATCCTCTCCCAACATAAACAGGCCACGCACAGGCTACGGCGTTTCTGGATGCTAACCACGACAGTTTGAGGACAGCGTGCGGCGGTCAAGTCTTGAGAATCCTGTTAACTATCTTGAAATATGTCGTTACAAGGAAGTTGACTATGTAAAGGACCAATAAAGGTTATTCGAGATAGTTTAACATAATGATATCCTCTGCTCTTCATACCGGTTGTCTATTtccctaataatattaatgttatgataGTGATACGCAGTTTAATGAATACTTGCTTTAAATCATCTTccatcgtcttcctccttccccccccccccccctctctctctatatatctctctctctctctctctctctctctctctctctctctctctctctctctctctctctctctctctctctctctctctgtgtgtgtgtgtgtgtgtgtgtgtgtgtgtgtatgagagagagagagagagagagagagagagagagagagagagagagagagagagagagagagagagagagagagatggagatgatatTGCACTCTGAAAAGTAAAggtttaaacattatatatgataACTTTGAGCTAGATAATCATTTTATTCAATTAGCCAAAGGTAATAGGGAAAAGATAGTTCCAATGGGGCGAAGGAATGCAAAAATGAATGTAtgattcaaatgtaaatataaggaAGGTCTTACGTAACTCTACGCAGCCATGACATGATTCTTCCTAAAATACATCAAAAGAAAAGGAGGTATGTGAAAAGTATGTGAAATTGGCAGCTAAAAGggtttattttttaacattaagaaggcaaagtatttatatattctggACAAAGTTTTAATTGCAGATACAAGACAAGTAGGCATTCAGCAGAAAAGTTACAGTAGGCTTTAGAACATATTTCCTAAAGGTGCATTTGGTAACATATATCATGGGAAAATATTACTGGCAGAAATAGGCACATGCTCCTTGTTTgttttaccttcttcctcttctgtttccttatTTTGCGTTATCATTCTTGTACCTTCTCTCAC of the Penaeus chinensis breed Huanghai No. 1 chromosome 18, ASM1920278v2, whole genome shotgun sequence genome contains:
- the LOC125034720 gene encoding uncharacterized protein LOC125034720, whose amino-acid sequence is MQAGALFFLVFSLGTWTPKVFGYPPSPAVVPLGNLNAASDPREATITVTETITIDRSVVHTDQAYNVVPVTITDYALWTSTLPRRVAVQTPVDDDVAIQTRLVEKPLTLTVVDTVSDYGIVTDVLVEYYTITHTCYHVMQSTYTRTARQTLAFSAELVRTVVRTSKNTVTDYRTVYNTVFVGGRYIY